Below is a window of Candidatus Ancaeobacter aquaticus DNA.
TATCTCTGGCAACCCGTTCATCCTCAGACTTTGGTATAAGAGATATCACTCCGGGAGAATCAATAATAACATCACGCTCTCGATCAAAGTTTGATAGTCCCTCAGTAATTTCAACTGTCGTTCCCGGATAATTAGATACCGCAACATATTTACCTGTTAACGTATTAAATATGACGCTTTTGCCCACGTTGGGATTACCAACAAGCACAATCTTCTTTTTTTTCTTAAGATCTATTTCAATTTTTGCACTCATAATATTTATATAGCTGCCAATCAATTTTATTTTCCGCCTCATTCATGCACTTATCTCAACATAAAATAAGGGGGAATTACAGGTTTGTCATATACATTTGTGTTCTTTAATCATATACCACAAATGCTAAAAAAAAGAAATGAAAGGATAAAAACATATATAGATTTATACATTATTTATTACCCTAACAAGATCCTTTATTTTTACCGGTTTTTCTAAGTATATGTGCCCATTACATTCTTCAGCGCTCACTCCTACCCCGGTAAAATAAATAATGGGTACGCTTTTTGTCAGGATATCCTTCTCTAGTTCTTTGACTATTTCTGGTCCAGTAAGATATGGCATTATAACATCGATCAATATAACATCTGGGACTTGCTTATTGACACATTTTTTCCATTTTCTACTGTCTGTACATATACGAACATGAAACTCGCCTACTGCTTCAAGATTCTTTTTGACCATTTCACATAGATCAACTTCATCATCGATTATAAGTATGTTCTTTATCATTATCGATTCCTCTTAATAAGCGGAAATATTATTTTTACGGTAGTTCCTTTGCACGCTTCGCTTTCAATCACTAATTCACCATTATACTTGCTTACGAGCTTTTTCGATATCGGCAGACCAAGTCCTGTTCCGCTTCTATCCCTTTTTGTAGTAAAAAATGGCTCATATAGCCTCTTCATATTTTCTTTAGATATCCCTTCTCCGGTATCTCTAACTTCAATAACAAACGCATTTTTTCCTTTTATATAAACACAATTATATACTAAATATGTATGTATCCTTATTTTTCCTCCCCGTTGCATCGAATCAGCAGCGTTAATAAAAATGTTCAAGAGTACCTGTTGTATCTGATTCTTGTCGACTTTTATCATATGGGCCCCTCGCTCATAGCGGGTAAGTACTTGTATATTTTTAAAAGATACTCTACATCGAAATAGTGATAGTGTCCGCTCTACAAGTTCTTCAGGATTGATTCTTTGAGCTTTTAGTTCTGTCGGTCGTGCAAACTGCAGCAAATCATGTAAAATACCGTTTGCTCGTAACGTCGCCTCTTCAGCTTTTGCAAGCGTAGCTCTCAAATCTTTATTAGATTTTGGCATTTTCATATCAAGATATTCGATCGCGCCTAAGATGATCCCCAGCGGATTTTTTATCTCATGAGCAATACCGGTCGAAAACCGCCCCAAAGCAGCAAGTTTCTCGGTTTGCACCAGTATGTTTTGTGTTTCTTTGAGCTGTACGTACGCCTCTTTTAATTTTTCTTCTGCTTTCTTGCGTTCAGTAATATCACGCACAATAGCAAAAACATATTCCTTTTTTGCAATCATCACATACTTAACATTTATTTCAACCGGAAAAGATACGCCATCACTTTTTCTGTGCATACTTTCCAATACCATTTTTTTCTTTCTTCGCAAATCGCTTACGTGCTTTCTCCACATATGCATCTTATAAACAACAGCATCTATATCAATTACCCTGAGTTCTTTAAGTTTTTCAGGGGCATACTCAAGACATCGGCATGCTTCATTGTTTACATCAAGAATCCTACTTGTTGTAGGATCGATCACATAACAGGCATCGTTCGAATTATCAACCAGATCACGAAACAACTGCAATCGCTTTTCAACTCTCTTGCTATTGGTTATATCATTCCCCACGCATAATATGGTGGTAAATTCACCCTCAACAACATCAGCAGGCTGATTGGTCCATGACACCCAAACACGCTCACCGTTTTTCTTTATATTCTCATTTAAGTGATTATTGTACTTTTTAGGATTATTACAAATATCTGTAATGAGCCCCGCAAGGTCTATGCCTCCTGTCTCTTTCTTGGGGACTATAGTTCCCAGAACAGATTTACCCATTATTTCCTTTGCCTTAAAGCCAAAGAATTTTTCTGAAAACTTGTTCCAGAATATAACACGGCCTTTTCTATCCATTTTGAGAATGATACTGTTTGCAGTTTCCACAAGCACATGATATCGTTCCTCGCTCTTTCTTAATGTGTTTTCAGCATTTCTTTTTTCCGTAACGTCCTCAACCATCTCAATCGCTGCAACAATTTGCCCTAGATTGTTCCGTATGGGCGTTGACACTACCCGATAATGCGTAATACTATCGCCGTCTGGTGTTGAAGAAACTGCCTCATGACGCTTTCCGTCTTTTAAGGTTTTATGTGTGGGACAATAGCTGCAAATATGTTTTGATGGCGGTTTGTTAAAAGATTTATAGCACACAGGTTTTTTTGCCGGATCAATATCGGGAAACCACTTTTTCATTTGCTTGTTAAGAGTTAGGATCTCCATGTCAGGACTGATAACAGCGACACCTAACCCGATGTTATCAACAACATTTCTGTATTTCTCTTCAGACTGTTTTAACTCTTCCTCTGAAGACCTTATATTGCTTAAATCGTTAAGGGTCGTTATTATATGTGATACCTTAGATCCTGAGAAATATGGAATCTTCTCTACCTCTATAATCGTTGTTCTTTTCCCGATAGTTAAAACGTCTTCTGAAATAATTTTCTTACCGGATGTAAACACCGTACGATATTCTTGGCGTATCTTCGGAGTAATAAAAGAAAACAGTTCGTATAGTTTTTTCCCAACAGGCTTATTTTCTCGCAGGCCATAGCCTTTGATAATTTTTATAAGGGATTTGTTGACATATACAACACGATAATTTTTATCAATAATATAGACTGGAAAACCTATGAGATCGACTATGTTCGGGAAAGTGTTCTGTGAAAAAGAGTCTTCATTTTTCTTTTTTCCCATAATGACCTTTTAACTATACATATATTAAGCAGTGTTAAACCACTCCCAATGAATCACATCTTTAAGAGCTCTTTTTTTGGCAACAGAAAGATCAAAATCTTTACTTGGCCTACCTAGTGAAATAAGGCTAATTAATTTATATTCTGAAGGCACTTTTAAAAGAACACTTATTTCGCTTGTGTATGGTTTCTTATCTCCGGCAACCCAACATGATCCAATACCAAGAGATGCTGCCGCCACAAGAATATTTTCTGTCGCAGCACATCCATCCTCCAGATAATATTTTGTATCGCGGCAATAAACTGCAATACATGCTTTTGCTTGCGCGATAAACTTCCCATATTCAGCTATCTCAGCAATCTTCTTGAGAATATCCGTGTTAGTAACAACGATAAACTCCCAGGGCTGAACCCCACGTGCGGTAGGCGCATATCTAGCAGCTTCTATTATGCTCTCTATTTCTTCACGTGTAACGGGCACACCGCTATATTTCCGCACGCTTCTTCTTTTTTTTATTATTTCAATACAGTTCATTTATTCTTTTTTCTTTCCGAACGGAAAAATATCTTTAATTTTATCAGCCGCATCATCCATCATATCTTTTGCGCCTGCTGCAGCTTCTTTTGTCTTATCTCCAAGACTTGTATCCGAATCAAATGTTTTACTAGTCACGCCTTTCATGGAATCTCCAAGATTTCCGGTAAGATCCA
It encodes the following:
- a CDS encoding response regulator; protein product: MIKNILIIDDEVDLCEMVKKNLEAVGEFHVRICTDSRKWKKCVNKQVPDVILIDVIMPYLTGPEIVKELEKDILTKSVPIIYFTGVGVSAEECNGHIYLEKPVKIKDLVRVINNV
- a CDS encoding PAS domain S-box protein, giving the protein MGKKKNEDSFSQNTFPNIVDLIGFPVYIIDKNYRVVYVNKSLIKIIKGYGLRENKPVGKKLYELFSFITPKIRQEYRTVFTSGKKIISEDVLTIGKRTTIIEVEKIPYFSGSKVSHIITTLNDLSNIRSSEEELKQSEEKYRNVVDNIGLGVAVISPDMEILTLNKQMKKWFPDIDPAKKPVCYKSFNKPPSKHICSYCPTHKTLKDGKRHEAVSSTPDGDSITHYRVVSTPIRNNLGQIVAAIEMVEDVTEKRNAENTLRKSEERYHVLVETANSIILKMDRKGRVIFWNKFSEKFFGFKAKEIMGKSVLGTIVPKKETGGIDLAGLITDICNNPKKYNNHLNENIKKNGERVWVSWTNQPADVVEGEFTTILCVGNDITNSKRVEKRLQLFRDLVDNSNDACYVIDPTTSRILDVNNEACRCLEYAPEKLKELRVIDIDAVVYKMHMWRKHVSDLRRKKKMVLESMHRKSDGVSFPVEINVKYVMIAKKEYVFAIVRDITERKKAEEKLKEAYVQLKETQNILVQTEKLAALGRFSTGIAHEIKNPLGIILGAIEYLDMKMPKSNKDLRATLAKAEEATLRANGILHDLLQFARPTELKAQRINPEELVERTLSLFRCRVSFKNIQVLTRYERGAHMIKVDKNQIQQVLLNIFINAADSMQRGGKIRIHTYLVYNCVYIKGKNAFVIEVRDTGEGISKENMKRLYEPFFTTKRDRSGTGLGLPISKKLVSKYNGELVIESEACKGTTVKIIFPLIKRNR
- a CDS encoding nitroreductase family protein, with product MNCIEIIKKRRSVRKYSGVPVTREEIESIIEAARYAPTARGVQPWEFIVVTNTDILKKIAEIAEYGKFIAQAKACIAVYCRDTKYYLEDGCAATENILVAAASLGIGSCWVAGDKKPYTSEISVLLKVPSEYKLISLISLGRPSKDFDLSVAKKRALKDVIHWEWFNTA